ATGGAAAACTTCAAGATATTTATCCGTATCATCCATAGGGCTACCCTCACAGGTAACAGCAATGAAATGCTCTCGAAAACTCAATCCTTGTTTTAAGAAATGATCTGCTAGTAATTCTTCATTAACGGCAGTCTCTAATGTAGTTCCTGATTTCGATACAGTAACAACCAAAGTCTTTGCACAATCTATCTCTTGTAAAACTTCTGCAGCATTGTCAGGATCTACATTAGAGACAAAATATACTCTCTTATCTGACGGGCAACAGCCCTTTAAAGCACAATGTAAAGCTTTAGGTCCAAGTTCTGAACCCCCTATTCCAATTTGTACAATAGTTGTAAAAGCATCTCTATATTTATTAAGAAAATCTTTTAAACGTTGTGCTTCGATTTTTGATCTTAAAGAAATATCCTCAGCATTACCTTTTAAAGGTATTTCCTTAACCCATGCACGTGTCGCAGTATGTAAAGCAGGCCGAGATTCACTAGGGAAATTATCAATATAGTTCACAACTTCGCCATTTTGCATTGCCTGCATAGATTCGATAAGACCACGTTCAGAAGCTAAATCCGTTAATGCGGACAAAATACCTTCATCGACACGTTCTGTAGCGTAACTTAATGTAAAGCCTTCTACAGACAAAGAAAATCTTTCTATACGCTCTCTAGAAATCACTCCGGGGACTGTCAAATCTATAGGTACCACAGCCAAATCTTGTAATATCTTTGTTGAGGAGCTCTCTAAAAAGCCTTTTCTATTCATTGTCTACCTCGTCCTAGCTTAAAAACTATCTATATATCTATACTCAAAACTATATCAGCCGAAGTTAGATTTTATGGCCTCAGCTCAGTTTTGTGATCTTATTCTTGAACAATTTGTTCTTTTTCTCTCGGTAGATCGTGGTCTTTGCCGCAATTCTATTTCCGCATATTGTCAGGACATTGCCTTATTTCTAAAAATAAGTGCCATCACATCAACTGAAGAAATTTCCCAAGATAGCGTATATCTGTTTGTTCAGCAGCTACATAAACGCAAAGAAGCTGAGTCTACTTTAGCGCGTCGTTTGATTGCCTTAAAAGTATTTTTCCGATTTCTTAAAGAAGCAAAGCTTCTTGATCATCCCCCTCTTATTGAACATCCAAAAATTTGGAAACGCCTTCCATCTGTTTTAACACCGAAAGAAGTTGATGCTCTTTTATCTGCTGCTCAACAAACCGGAATTTCTCCTACCATTTCTGCTAGAGATACCGCAATTCTCCACACACTGTATTCCACAGGTATTCGTGTATCCGAGCTCTGTGGTTTATGCATTAGTGACGTTAGTGATGATTTTCTACGTGTTACTGGAAAAGGTTCTAAAACACGACTTGTTCCCCTAGGGAAACTCGCCTGTAAAGCCATTGATACCTATCTATGTCCTTTTCGAGCGAACTTTCAAAAAAATAATCCAGAAGAACACCACCTATTTCTCTCTATACGCGG
This portion of the Chlamydia crocodili genome encodes:
- a CDS encoding site-specific tyrosine recombinase XerD, whose protein sequence is MASAQFCDLILEQFVLFLSVDRGLCRNSISAYCQDIALFLKISAITSTEEISQDSVYLFVQQLHKRKEAESTLARRLIALKVFFRFLKEAKLLDHPPLIEHPKIWKRLPSVLTPKEVDALLSAAQQTGISPTISARDTAILHTLYSTGIRVSELCGLCISDVSDDFLRVTGKGSKTRLVPLGKLACKAIDTYLCPFRANFQKNNPEEHHLFLSIRGRKLERSCVWRRIHYYAKQVTHKRVSPHSLRHAFATHLLDNKADLRVIQEMLGHARIASTEIYTHVAADTLVENFLSYHPRNP